The Methanohalophilus levihalophilus genome has a segment encoding these proteins:
- a CDS encoding VTT domain-containing protein: protein MIGGVSTFTSTTFYTVLITLALGDVNPILMALFASIGLTFGDLVFYYLGSKGRQCIPGKYERTVFRLTTWMEKIDDRVTMLIIFLYSLTPLPSDIIAIALAVAGFPFRKMIFPLLAGNFTLIILLVELAKLGYSLV from the coding sequence ATGATTGGCGGTGTTTCAACCTTTACATCCACTACGTTTTATACGGTTTTAATTACACTGGCTTTAGGGGATGTGAATCCTATATTGATGGCACTTTTTGCAAGTATAGGCCTGACGTTTGGGGATCTTGTTTTCTATTATCTGGGTTCAAAGGGCAGGCAATGCATTCCGGGTAAGTATGAACGCACTGTTTTCCGGCTGACAACATGGATGGAAAAAATTGATGACAGGGTTACCATGCTTATCATTTTTCTTTATTCTCTCACCCCTCTCCCCAGTGATATAATTGCGATTGCCCTTGCAGTTGCAGGTTTTCCTTTCCGAAAAATGATTTTCCCCCTTCTTGCAGGTAACTTTACCCTGATAATCCTGCTTGTGGAACTTGCAAAGCTGGGCTATAGTCTGGTTTAA
- a CDS encoding DMT family transporter, whose translation MIPAEFLVVFFGLMAAASWGAGDFSGGFASKKANVYGVVLITQTVGVFLLAASAYLIAEEMPPIGGMIWGVVAGIFISIGLLALYHGLSQGKMGFVAPVSAVVAASVPVIFSAFYEGLPAYYQMLGFAFALVAVWLIAGGGEGLEKIDRSDLLLPLIAGTGFGLFFISIDRVSDTAVLWPLTAARIAAVVTLLAFIAYKGTVSAPSKSVLPIIIVAGIFDTGGNTFFALASQAGRLDIASITSSLYPAGTVLLAWLILKEKMTHKQWIGVLAALIAVILISS comes from the coding sequence ATGATACCCGCTGAATTTCTCGTTGTTTTTTTCGGACTGATGGCAGCTGCATCCTGGGGTGCAGGAGATTTCAGCGGAGGATTCGCATCAAAGAAAGCTAACGTTTATGGCGTCGTCCTGATAACCCAAACTGTTGGCGTGTTTCTTTTAGCTGCTTCAGCTTATTTGATAGCTGAGGAGATGCCACCAATTGGTGGAATGATCTGGGGGGTCGTTGCAGGGATTTTCATCAGCATCGGACTTCTCGCACTGTATCACGGACTCTCACAGGGGAAAATGGGATTTGTTGCGCCTGTTTCCGCAGTTGTTGCAGCATCTGTTCCGGTCATCTTCAGCGCTTTCTATGAAGGGTTGCCTGCATATTACCAGATGTTAGGATTTGCTTTCGCACTCGTAGCTGTCTGGCTAATTGCCGGAGGCGGGGAAGGGCTGGAAAAAATTGATCGAAGCGATCTTTTACTTCCCCTTATCGCAGGAACAGGATTCGGCCTTTTCTTTATTTCCATAGATAGAGTAAGTGACACTGCTGTTTTGTGGCCGCTTACTGCTGCACGAATCGCGGCAGTTGTAACGTTACTTGCATTTATTGCTTACAAAGGCACCGTTTCAGCACCTTCCAAAAGTGTTCTCCCAATAATTATTGTTGCAGGGATTTTTGATACCGGAGGAAACACATTCTTTGCGCTGGCATCCCAGGCAGGCAGGCTGGATATAGCCTCAATAACTTCCTCCCTTTACCCGGCAGGCACTGTGCTGCTTGCATGGCTGATACTGAAGGAAAAAATGACACACAAACAATGGATAGGAGTGCTTGCAGCTCTCATTGCAGTGATACTGATATCATCTTGA
- the rtcA gene encoding RNA 3'-terminal phosphate cyclase, which translates to MTTIDGSHGEGGGQIVRTAVALSAVTGTPLKLENIRLRRETPGLKAQHVSGILAVAKICNAEVKGAVIGSKELEFIPGSIVSNDIQIEIPTAGSIGLVLQALMIPLTGIQKKVDITIKGGGTYGKWSPPLVYIRDILCHMLSKMGYEIAIRTEREGYYPKGGARVYVSVEPLSGGALRALDLSERGKLLRIDGISHSSSDLEKAEVSSREAETAREHLTSKYNVPINIEAAYSQCYSTGSGILLRAIFENTIIGADILGKRGVPAEVVGRNCSKKLASDIDSGVSVDEFLSDQLLPYMALAEGTSRFVTKSLSSHARTNMDIISKFINVDYSIEEKDGLTMVSITPIK; encoded by the coding sequence ATGACCACAATCGACGGATCCCATGGAGAAGGTGGCGGACAAATTGTAAGGACTGCTGTCGCTCTTTCAGCTGTTACTGGTACTCCGCTAAAACTCGAGAACATACGTTTGAGACGGGAAACACCCGGACTAAAAGCCCAACATGTTTCCGGAATACTAGCCGTTGCAAAAATTTGCAATGCAGAAGTCAAAGGAGCAGTCATAGGTTCTAAGGAACTTGAGTTTATACCGGGATCAATCGTATCAAACGATATCCAAATAGAGATCCCCACTGCCGGATCCATCGGGCTTGTTCTTCAGGCACTCATGATACCTCTGACAGGGATTCAAAAGAAAGTTGATATTACCATCAAAGGCGGTGGAACATATGGAAAATGGAGCCCTCCACTTGTATATATCAGGGATATCCTGTGCCATATGCTTTCAAAAATGGGTTATGAAATAGCAATTCGTACTGAAAGAGAAGGTTATTACCCAAAAGGTGGAGCCAGAGTCTACGTTTCTGTGGAACCTTTAAGTGGTGGAGCACTGAGAGCTCTTGATTTGTCTGAAAGAGGAAAACTGCTAAGGATTGACGGAATTTCTCATTCGTCATCAGATCTTGAAAAGGCAGAAGTGTCTTCCCGCGAGGCTGAAACTGCTAGGGAGCACCTAACCAGCAAATATAATGTTCCCATAAACATCGAAGCAGCCTATTCCCAGTGCTATTCCACAGGTTCTGGGATTCTGCTTCGTGCAATATTTGAAAATACCATCATTGGTGCAGATATCCTCGGAAAACGAGGAGTGCCGGCAGAAGTTGTAGGTCGGAATTGCTCTAAAAAACTCGCATCAGACATCGATTCCGGTGTAAGCGTTGACGAATTCTTAAGTGACCAGCTTCTGCCTTATATGGCATTGGCTGAAGGAACATCCCGATTTGTTACAAAATCATTGAGCAGCCATGCCAGAACAAACATGGACATCATTTCAAAATTCATTAATGTCGATTATTCCATAGAAGAGAAAGACGGCCTGACCATGGTTTCAATCACACCAATAAAGTAA
- the ccsA gene encoding cytochrome c biogenesis protein CcsA, whose protein sequence is MNFGMVFIWVSFILALGAAVLSSSYAGKFQNKQLSGRLEIAAFSLISLACILILYYLNAVNASYAYVYQHSSLDLQWYYRLSAMWAGQQGSLLLWVWGISAILLIIKYKSKNLPEKLMEHTRTISFLIISVFLLVLVLDNPFAVYYAKAQSIAVSNWNPFVHAYHLTDGQGMNPLLRNPWMAVHPPVLFMGYAAFTIPFAAAISGMLLNDDGWKNIAGNWMRVGWLFLTAGIGLGGFWAYEVLGWGAWYWSWDPVETSSLIPWIASTAYLHTQYSKKEAFRFTAPLLSVYSFILVVFATFVTRSGMWVSVHSWQDFTAESLLIGLFLVTITVSSTYLLAKRYFEEQR, encoded by the coding sequence ATGAATTTCGGTATGGTTTTTATATGGGTCTCATTTATTCTTGCGCTTGGAGCTGCGGTTCTTTCCAGTTCATATGCCGGTAAGTTCCAAAACAAACAATTATCTGGAAGGCTTGAGATTGCAGCTTTTTCCTTGATTTCACTTGCTTGCATCCTGATCCTGTATTATTTGAACGCAGTGAATGCTTCCTATGCCTATGTGTACCAGCATTCAAGTCTGGATCTTCAATGGTACTACAGACTATCGGCAATGTGGGCAGGACAGCAAGGTTCACTCTTGTTGTGGGTATGGGGAATAAGTGCAATATTGCTTATTATCAAATACAAATCAAAAAACCTTCCTGAAAAATTGATGGAACACACAAGAACAATTTCCTTTCTCATAATTTCAGTATTTTTACTGGTTCTTGTGCTGGATAATCCATTCGCCGTGTATTATGCAAAAGCCCAGTCTATAGCTGTATCCAACTGGAATCCTTTTGTTCATGCTTATCATCTGACAGATGGTCAGGGAATGAATCCACTCCTTCGCAACCCATGGATGGCTGTCCATCCGCCAGTTTTGTTTATGGGCTATGCAGCTTTCACAATTCCGTTTGCTGCAGCGATTTCCGGAATGCTGCTAAATGATGATGGATGGAAGAATATTGCCGGGAATTGGATGAGAGTAGGTTGGCTTTTCCTGACTGCAGGAATAGGTCTCGGGGGTTTCTGGGCCTATGAAGTTCTCGGATGGGGGGCATGGTATTGGTCATGGGATCCGGTTGAGACTTCTTCACTCATTCCATGGATTGCTTCGACTGCTTACCTGCATACGCAATACAGCAAAAAGGAAGCTTTTAGGTTTACTGCACCACTACTTTCGGTTTATTCATTTATACTGGTGGTCTTTGCAACATTTGTGACCAGAAGTGGTATGTGGGTTTCCGTACACTCATGGCAGGACTTCACTGCAGAAAGCCTCTTGATTGGCTTGTTTTTAGTAACAATTACTGTTTCAAGCACTTATCTTCTTGCAAAAAGGTACTTTGAAGAACAAAGATAA
- a CDS encoding CDP-2,3-bis-(O-geranylgeranyl)-sn-glycerol synthase — MVIALWLMLPAYIPSPCAALFGGGRPIDGGRTMADGNRILGDGKTIRGFVAGSLCGIILGMMLFWMGDIQVFGINLPSFGDSVFSAFLVTASLAVGSLFGDMAMSFVKRRIGKKRGAPLPGVDQLDFVAGAWLITIITSPAWFFSNFTSSVALAVIIITPLLHITTNIIGYLLGVKKEPW; from the coding sequence ATTGTTATTGCACTCTGGTTAATGTTACCCGCATACATTCCCAGCCCCTGTGCTGCCCTTTTTGGTGGAGGAAGACCCATCGATGGTGGCCGGACCATGGCTGACGGGAACAGGATTCTCGGCGACGGGAAGACAATTCGCGGATTTGTAGCCGGTTCTCTTTGCGGAATAATTCTGGGAATGATGCTTTTCTGGATGGGAGACATCCAGGTTTTCGGAATTAACCTTCCGTCTTTTGGAGATTCGGTTTTTTCAGCTTTTCTAGTCACGGCTTCCTTGGCAGTTGGTTCATTGTTTGGGGATATGGCCATGAGTTTTGTCAAGCGAAGAATCGGGAAGAAAAGAGGTGCACCCCTGCCCGGGGTCGACCAGCTTGATTTCGTTGCCGGTGCATGGCTAATTACGATTATTACAAGCCCTGCCTGGTTTTTCAGCAATTTTACTTCATCTGTGGCACTGGCAGTAATTATCATTACACCTCTGCTTCATATCACAACAAACATAATCGGATACCTGCTTGGGGTCAAAAAAGAACCTTGGTGA
- the purD gene encoding phosphoribosylamine--glycine ligase — protein MKVLVIGGGGREHAIAKAIARSPKHPEIYAVMAKQNPGIARLCKDFLLEKETNVKWVVDYATANKIDIAIIGPEAPLAAGLANSLEDAGIPVAGPKKEVACIEFDKAWARDFMNDNNIDGCPAYRVFSSDEGLKEFIAELKDVAVKPAGLTGGKGVRIMGDQLTDTNEAYEYAKELLENDSVVIEENLKGEEFTLQAFVDGENLAFAPCVQDHKRAFENDLGPNTGGMGAYSDVDVILPFMVAEDLETGKKIMKQTVKALKSVTGVGYKGILYGQFILTKAGPKVIEFNARFGDPEAMNVLPLLETDMTDVIDAIANGKLGDLEVKFAKKATVCKYVVPAGYPDNPDADKEVIFGDMGDAILFYSSVYEMNGKIYTTSSRSAAVVAVADSIKKAELLAQEGIENIIGDLHYRSDIGTEALIAKKVNHMKEIRGY, from the coding sequence ATGAAAGTTCTTGTTATCGGCGGCGGAGGGAGAGAACACGCTATTGCAAAAGCCATTGCCAGAAGTCCAAAACACCCTGAAATATATGCAGTAATGGCAAAACAAAATCCGGGAATCGCAAGGCTATGCAAGGATTTCCTGCTTGAAAAAGAAACAAATGTTAAATGGGTAGTGGACTACGCCACTGCGAATAAAATCGATATCGCAATAATCGGTCCCGAAGCTCCCCTGGCTGCAGGGCTTGCCAATTCCCTTGAAGATGCAGGAATTCCGGTCGCTGGTCCAAAGAAGGAAGTTGCCTGTATAGAATTTGATAAAGCCTGGGCAAGAGACTTCATGAATGATAACAATATTGATGGTTGTCCTGCATACAGGGTATTTTCATCTGATGAAGGATTAAAGGAATTCATTGCAGAGCTAAAGGATGTGGCTGTGAAACCTGCCGGCCTTACAGGTGGTAAAGGTGTCAGGATAATGGGGGATCAGCTAACCGATACAAATGAAGCTTACGAGTATGCAAAAGAGCTTCTTGAAAATGATTCAGTTGTAATTGAGGAAAACCTTAAGGGCGAAGAATTCACCCTGCAGGCTTTTGTTGATGGAGAAAATCTTGCTTTTGCTCCATGCGTACAAGATCACAAGCGTGCATTTGAGAATGATCTCGGACCAAATACCGGCGGAATGGGAGCATACTCGGATGTCGATGTAATACTTCCTTTCATGGTAGCAGAGGATCTGGAGACCGGCAAGAAGATCATGAAACAGACTGTAAAAGCCCTTAAATCAGTAACAGGTGTCGGTTACAAAGGAATTCTTTACGGACAGTTTATTCTAACAAAGGCCGGACCAAAAGTCATTGAGTTCAATGCACGTTTTGGTGATCCGGAAGCTATGAACGTTCTGCCACTTCTCGAAACTGACATGACAGATGTCATCGATGCCATCGCAAACGGCAAACTGGGCGATCTGGAAGTTAAGTTTGCAAAGAAAGCAACCGTGTGCAAGTATGTTGTACCCGCAGGCTATCCTGACAACCCTGATGCTGACAAGGAAGTTATTTTCGGAGATATGGGCGATGCAATCCTGTTCTACTCCAGCGTGTATGAGATGAACGGAAAAATCTACACAACCTCATCAAGATCCGCTGCCGTAGTCGCTGTTGCAGACAGCATCAAGAAAGCAGAGCTGCTTGCACAGGAAGGTATTGAGAATATCATAGGCGATCTTCATTACAGAAGTGACATTGGAACTGAAGCCTTGATCGCAAAGAAAGTTAACCACATGAAAGAGATCCGGGGATACTAA
- the pyrE gene encoding orotate phosphoribosyltransferase produces MEYTEDNLITALRDCEAIRFGDFTLASGNKSRYYIDIKKATSMPKVLKLISEMASEKIRDMQVDRIGGVALGGVPLATAVSLITEDPLLLIRKSEKDYGTGGRFVGDVNKGETVILIEDVTTSGGSVIDAIDVLRSEGVVVNTVITVVDREEGALENLKAKNIELIPLARASRILEKAGDDV; encoded by the coding sequence ATGGAATATACAGAAGATAATTTGATTACAGCTCTCAGGGATTGCGAAGCCATTCGATTCGGGGATTTCACTCTTGCTTCCGGGAATAAGAGCCGATATTATATTGACATTAAAAAAGCAACTTCCATGCCAAAAGTCCTGAAACTGATTTCAGAAATGGCTTCAGAGAAGATCAGGGATATGCAGGTTGACAGAATCGGCGGAGTAGCCCTGGGGGGGGTGCCTCTCGCAACTGCTGTGTCATTGATAACAGAAGATCCATTACTCCTGATCCGAAAATCAGAGAAGGATTACGGAACAGGTGGACGTTTTGTAGGGGATGTTAACAAGGGAGAAACTGTGATCCTGATAGAAGATGTCACAACAAGCGGTGGATCAGTTATTGATGCAATCGATGTTCTCAGGAGCGAAGGTGTTGTTGTCAACACGGTGATTACGGTAGTTGACAGGGAAGAGGGAGCACTGGAGAACCTTAAGGCTAAAAACATAGAGTTGATTCCGCTTGCCAGAGCCTCCCGGATTCTTGAAAAAGCAGGCGATGATGTGTGA
- a CDS encoding cytochrome c-type biogenesis CcmF C-terminal domain-containing protein — protein MELDSDLISKNNLVSATVFSFTALVILITIGMLTPLIVRFTIGVELSMDAEYFNLRTGPFAILLTLILSACLLAGKYSQKQVGLFVGGVILVSLLFLFISPTGDWKTDLILPIFMGSLLVVLYRLVTITKERQGNALVRGIGAHIIHIGILLIIFGVIASSAMKVEDSAIHSENTPV, from the coding sequence TTGGAACTGGATTCTGATTTAATATCAAAAAACAATCTCGTATCTGCAACGGTTTTTTCGTTTACTGCCCTTGTAATTTTAATAACAATTGGAATGCTCACACCCCTTATTGTAAGGTTCACTATAGGTGTGGAACTCAGCATGGATGCTGAATATTTCAATCTCCGTACAGGTCCATTTGCGATACTTCTGACCTTGATTTTATCCGCCTGTCTTCTTGCAGGAAAATACTCGCAAAAACAGGTTGGCCTATTTGTTGGAGGCGTTATCTTAGTTTCCCTTCTATTTCTGTTTATCTCACCGACGGGAGACTGGAAAACAGATTTAATCCTGCCAATTTTTATGGGCTCGCTTCTGGTAGTCTTGTACAGATTGGTTACGATTACAAAAGAGCGACAAGGAAACGCACTTGTCCGGGGAATAGGGGCACATATTATTCATATAGGTATCCTATTGATTATTTTTGGTGTAATTGCCAGTTCTGCTATGAAAGTTGAAGACTCTGCAATACATTCAGAGAACACTCCCGTTTAG
- the argF gene encoding ornithine carbamoyltransferase, whose product MKHLLSMADLSHDEIMEILEMAEDLKEKRMRGKVTDLLKNKSLGMIFEKSSTRTRVSFEVGMADLGGHALYLNYRDLQIGRGETIADTAQVLSRYLAAITARVNNHSTVTELAKYSSIPVINALSDKEHPCQILADFLTIKEYKSHLKGLKLTWVGDGNNVCNSMILGCALMGMEIAVACPPGYEPDEDIVAQAREMGGNVLVTSDPLEAANDADVLYTDVWVSMGDEDERDKRLSDLEAYQINSRLVETAKNDVIVMHCLPAHRGEEISAEVMDGPHSVVFDEAENRLHAQKALILKLMA is encoded by the coding sequence ATGAAACACCTGCTCTCAATGGCAGACCTTTCCCATGATGAGATCATGGAAATCCTGGAAATGGCAGAAGACCTCAAGGAAAAACGTATGCGAGGTAAGGTTACAGACCTTCTCAAAAACAAAAGTCTTGGAATGATTTTTGAAAAATCATCAACCAGGACACGTGTATCCTTCGAAGTCGGAATGGCTGATCTGGGAGGGCATGCATTGTACCTGAATTACCGGGATCTCCAGATTGGAAGAGGGGAAACAATTGCTGATACTGCCCAGGTGCTTTCACGATATCTTGCAGCCATTACTGCAAGGGTAAACAATCACTCAACTGTTACCGAACTCGCAAAATACTCCTCTATTCCTGTTATTAATGCTCTTTCTGATAAGGAACATCCCTGTCAGATCCTGGCAGATTTCCTTACCATAAAAGAATACAAATCCCACCTTAAAGGCCTAAAGCTAACATGGGTCGGAGATGGCAACAACGTTTGCAATTCCATGATCCTCGGTTGTGCCCTGATGGGCATGGAGATAGCTGTTGCATGCCCGCCGGGATATGAACCTGATGAAGACATCGTAGCCCAGGCAAGGGAAATGGGTGGAAATGTACTTGTTACGTCTGATCCACTGGAAGCTGCAAATGACGCGGATGTTCTTTATACGGATGTCTGGGTTTCCATGGGTGATGAGGATGAAAGGGATAAAAGACTTAGTGACCTTGAAGCTTACCAGATTAATTCCCGCCTTGTAGAAACTGCAAAGAACGACGTTATTGTTATGCATTGCCTTCCTGCACACAGGGGAGAAGAAATATCTGCAGAAGTAATGGACGGTCCTCACTCAGTGGTTTTTGATGAAGCGGAAAACCGCCTTCATGCACAAAAAGCACTTATTCTCAAACTGATGGCGTAA
- a CDS encoding PAS domain-containing sensor histidine kinase, producing the protein MEEGVCLHEFIYDDAGNAIDYAITDINPAYELILGLKREDVVGKCATQVYGSTSPYKDIFLEVAESGISTRFESYFPPMDKHFSISVFSSKKGTFCTVFSDITIQKKNEQELQEAKKSLEFAMEVAENGFWDWNLDTDAVFCSPQCMAMLGYTADEFPQTLEFWVSLLHPEDREMVLQTIEDYTHQARPYSIECRLRTKDRGWQWFSDSGKSFELDENGHPHRAIGVLSDISERKAHEARLRESRERYKGLAESTPVGILTCDTKGNIDYVNPKLLEILGSPGAEATKKINLFTFPPVVKLGFPGYLETAFETGIEITFEDQYKTKWGKSLHFRCHINPIKVDGSVKGATVVFDDITDRKNAELRLQESEELYRAVTENSQECIFILQDNKVIFVNGTLCGMLGYTKDEIYSMDIWDFVHPECIHDVQTKINSISITNPVSSVCEAKILTKDYRTIEAEFSITATLYKSRPALIGAFRDITHRKSAEEALIQGKALAEEASRTKSEFLANMSHELRTPLNSIIGFSQMLGTNSFGNLNEKQNKYLSNIRHSGELLLEVINNILDISKVEAGVMELNIENILIHEILESTETLVHPLALKKNITVEIDVNPRNLEICVDRIKLKEIIYNLLTNAIKYTPEGGRVCIKTGYVNNELRFSISDNGIGIPPHMQDDIFEPFKQIGSFSNKEYKGTGLGLALVKKYVELHDGRIWVESEEGKGSAFSFTISD; encoded by the coding sequence ATGGAAGAGGGGGTTTGTCTTCATGAATTCATATATGATGACGCCGGCAATGCCATAGACTATGCAATAACTGATATTAATCCCGCATACGAACTCATTCTTGGTTTGAAAAGGGAAGATGTTGTTGGAAAATGTGCAACTCAGGTTTATGGTTCAACGTCCCCATATAAGGATATTTTTTTGGAGGTTGCTGAATCCGGTATTTCCACACGTTTTGAATCATATTTCCCGCCAATGGACAAACACTTCAGCATTTCTGTATTCTCATCTAAAAAAGGTACATTTTGTACAGTATTTAGCGATATCACGATCCAAAAAAAGAATGAACAAGAGCTTCAGGAAGCAAAAAAGAGTCTTGAGTTTGCAATGGAAGTAGCTGAAAATGGATTTTGGGACTGGAACCTGGATACCGATGCAGTCTTTTGCAGTCCTCAATGCATGGCAATGCTGGGTTATACAGCTGATGAATTTCCACAAACCCTTGAATTCTGGGTAAGTCTCTTGCATCCTGAAGATCGTGAGATGGTGCTTCAGACGATTGAAGACTATACTCACCAAGCCCGGCCCTATAGCATAGAGTGCAGACTACGTACTAAAGATCGAGGATGGCAATGGTTCTCAGATTCTGGTAAATCTTTTGAGTTAGACGAAAACGGTCACCCTCACAGGGCAATTGGGGTTCTAAGTGATATAAGTGAAAGAAAAGCACATGAGGCAAGACTAAGGGAAAGTCGGGAGCGTTATAAAGGTCTGGCTGAAAGCACGCCTGTCGGTATCCTGACCTGCGACACAAAAGGCAATATCGATTATGTAAATCCGAAATTACTGGAGATTCTTGGGTCCCCGGGTGCAGAGGCAACCAAGAAAATCAATCTTTTTACTTTTCCTCCGGTTGTAAAACTTGGCTTCCCTGGATATCTGGAAACTGCTTTTGAAACAGGTATTGAAATCACTTTTGAGGATCAATATAAGACCAAATGGGGTAAGTCCCTTCATTTCAGGTGTCACATTAATCCGATAAAAGTAGATGGTTCTGTAAAAGGTGCAACCGTAGTATTTGATGATATTACTGATCGAAAGAATGCTGAACTGCGCCTTCAGGAAAGTGAAGAATTATATCGGGCTGTAACAGAAAATAGCCAGGAATGCATCTTCATTCTGCAGGATAACAAGGTTATTTTTGTTAATGGTACTTTGTGTGGTATGCTTGGTTACACAAAAGATGAAATTTATTCGATGGATATTTGGGACTTTGTTCATCCTGAGTGCATACACGATGTGCAGACAAAAATTAACTCTATTTCAATAACAAATCCTGTGTCGTCAGTTTGTGAAGCTAAAATTCTTACTAAAGATTACAGGACAATAGAAGCAGAGTTTTCCATAACTGCGACTCTTTACAAAAGCAGGCCTGCTTTGATAGGAGCCTTCAGAGATATAACACATCGAAAAAGTGCAGAGGAGGCTCTCATTCAGGGAAAAGCCCTTGCAGAAGAAGCAAGTCGTACTAAATCCGAGTTCCTTGCCAACATGAGCCATGAACTCAGAACACCTCTAAATTCCATCATTGGTTTCTCCCAGATGCTTGGTACAAATTCTTTCGGTAACCTTAACGAGAAACAAAACAAGTACCTTTCAAACATCCGGCACAGTGGTGAGCTTCTTCTTGAAGTGATTAACAATATTCTGGATATCTCAAAGGTCGAAGCCGGAGTCATGGAACTAAATATTGAAAACATACTAATCCATGAGATTCTGGAAAGCACGGAGACACTGGTTCATCCTCTTGCCTTGAAGAAGAATATCACTGTAGAAATCGATGTAAATCCTCGGAATCTCGAGATATGTGTTGACAGGATCAAATTAAAAGAAATAATCTATAACCTCCTTACAAATGCTATCAAGTACACTCCTGAAGGGGGCAGAGTTTGTATCAAAACCGGTTACGTTAATAATGAACTGCGGTTTTCAATTTCTGATAATGGAATTGGCATTCCTCCCCATATGCAGGATGATATCTTTGAACCGTTCAAACAGATAGGTTCATTTTCCAACAAAGAATACAAAGGAACAGGTTTGGGACTTGCACTCGTGAAAAAGTATGTAGAACTGCATGATGGTCGTATCTGGGTGGAAAGTGAGGAAGGAAAAGGTAGTGCGTTCAGCTTTACAATCTCCGATTAG